From a single Mesorhizobium shangrilense genomic region:
- a CDS encoding ubiquinone biosynthesis methyltransferase UbiE, with amino-acid sequence MKKTIVDAVGGTFEPLLQIGMDIDVFTSNWSYCDRLSSYAARMVSHNRIDSLLYANLFSSALNELLETVFRAHGSGGSFRCNISRLANKDRIELTIPCKGQDAQFYIDAMERLSRSDVAEQYRSALFAEGTLDPDIGLFELAVDYDASISVVRTDENTIRLIADLALEDTQA; translated from the coding sequence ATGAAGAAAACCATAGTAGACGCAGTCGGCGGCACATTCGAGCCTCTTCTCCAGATCGGCATGGATATTGATGTCTTCACGTCGAACTGGTCCTATTGCGATCGGCTTTCGTCATACGCCGCGCGGATGGTCAGTCACAACCGCATCGATTCCCTTCTTTATGCCAACCTTTTTTCATCGGCGTTGAACGAACTGCTCGAGACGGTTTTCCGGGCCCACGGATCGGGTGGAAGTTTCAGGTGCAACATTTCGCGCCTGGCCAACAAGGACCGGATCGAACTGACGATCCCGTGCAAGGGGCAGGATGCGCAATTCTACATCGATGCGATGGAGCGCCTGTCCCGGAGCGACGTGGCGGAGCAATACCGGTCGGCATTGTTCGCGGAAGGCACACTCGATCCCGACATCGGGCTTTTTGAACTGGCCGTAGACTACGACGCATCGATCAGCGTCGTGAGAACCGACGAAAACACCATCCGCTTGATCGCGGATTTGGCACTCGAGGACACCCAGGCGTGA